The following are from one region of the Candidatus Krumholzibacteriia bacterium genome:
- a CDS encoding acyl carrier protein, producing MDDLHKTILDYVRREYLDEDSDEEIDVESPLLSSGIVDSFSMVSLKSFLERKYKISIPDARATSEAFDSVDEIAKLVQEMQKG from the coding sequence ATGGATGATCTGCACAAGACGATCCTGGACTACGTGCGCCGGGAGTACCTGGACGAGGACAGCGACGAGGAGATCGACGTGGAGTCGCCGCTCCTGTCGAGCGGCATCGTCGACTCTTTTTCCATGGTGTCGCTGAAGTCCTTCCTGGAGCGGAAGTACAAGATCTCCATCCCCGACGCCCGCGCCACCTCGGAAGCCTTCGATTCCGTCGACGAGATCGCCAAGCTGGTGCAGGAGATGCAGAAAGGCTAG
- the kbl gene encoding glycine C-acetyltransferase, whose translation MNAAIRAALRGELDSIRAAGLLKEERTIHSPQGAWIEVEYPEGAETKRVINMCANNYLGLSSHPEVVAAAHDGLRSHGYGMSSVRFICGTQDIHRALEHKLTEFLGTEDTILFPSCMDANAGVFEAVLGAEDVMIADRLVHASIVDGIRLCKAQQDTYKHSDMGHLEEKLQLHQDKRMRMIITDGVFSMDGDIAALDEICSLAEKYDALVFVDDSHATGFMGSHGRGTHEHCGVLGRIDVITTTLGKALGGASGGCVSGRSEIVQLCRQRARPYLFSNTMPPVIVSAALKVLDLVSVTTERRDKLERNTRFWRQGLVDAGFDLRPGDSPIVPVMLYNAKLAADVARDLFAEGVYAVGFSFPVVPKGQARIRTQLSAAHDMEHLEFALQAFRKVGAAHGVLGLGKKEILEKFGA comes from the coding sequence ATGAATGCGGCCATCCGGGCGGCGCTGCGCGGCGAGCTCGACTCCATCCGCGCTGCCGGTCTCCTCAAGGAGGAGCGCACCATCCACTCCCCCCAAGGGGCGTGGATCGAGGTGGAGTACCCCGAGGGGGCAGAGACCAAGCGGGTCATCAACATGTGCGCCAACAACTACCTGGGCTTGTCGAGCCACCCCGAGGTGGTGGCGGCAGCCCACGACGGCCTGCGCTCCCACGGTTACGGCATGTCGTCGGTGCGCTTCATCTGCGGTACCCAGGACATCCATCGCGCCCTGGAACACAAGCTCACCGAGTTCTTGGGGACGGAGGATACGATTCTCTTTCCCTCCTGCATGGACGCCAATGCCGGGGTCTTCGAGGCGGTGCTGGGGGCGGAAGACGTGATGATCGCCGACCGGCTCGTGCACGCTTCCATTGTCGACGGCATCCGCCTGTGCAAGGCGCAGCAGGACACCTACAAGCACTCCGACATGGGACACCTGGAAGAAAAGCTGCAGCTGCATCAGGACAAGCGCATGCGCATGATCATCACCGACGGCGTCTTCTCCATGGATGGAGACATCGCCGCCTTGGACGAAATCTGCTCACTGGCGGAAAAGTACGATGCTCTGGTGTTCGTGGACGACTCGCACGCCACCGGCTTCATGGGTTCTCACGGCCGCGGCACCCACGAGCACTGCGGCGTGCTCGGGCGCATCGACGTCATCACCACCACCCTCGGCAAGGCGCTCGGGGGGGCCTCCGGCGGCTGCGTCAGCGGACGCAGCGAGATCGTCCAGCTCTGCCGGCAGCGGGCCCGGCCGTACCTTTTCTCCAACACCATGCCGCCCGTCATCGTCAGCGCCGCGCTCAAAGTGCTCGACCTGGTCTCGGTCACCACCGAACGGCGGGACAAGCTCGAACGCAACACGCGATTCTGGCGCCAGGGCCTCGTCGACGCCGGCTTCGACCTCCGGCCCGGCGACAGCCCCATCGTCCCGGTCATGCTCTACAACGCCAAGCTGGCCGCCGACGTGGCGCGTGATCTCTTCGCCGAGGGGGTTTACGCCGTCGGCTTTTCCTTCCCGGTGGTTCCCAAGGGACAGGCGCGCATTCGCACCCAACTTTCCGCCGCCCACGACATGGAACACTTGGAGTTCGCCCTTCAGGCTTTCCGGAAGGTGGGCGCCGCCCACGGCGTCCTCGGTCTCGGAAAGAAGGAGATCCTGGAAAAATTCGGCGCCTGA
- a CDS encoding M1 family metallopeptidase, with protein MDPHSYYDDAQPRTKRWQLELRVDFDRQVLDGRVVLELERPSGGTFDLDSKALVIHSVRTQDGGIVPFEVGEDKEILGERLRLQLPPGTREVSIAYTTSPGAVALQWLAPTQTDGKRHPFLFSQCQAIHARSMVPCQDTPVVRVAYRAAITIPEPLAAVMSAGPAGVRPGPQPGTHTFLFEMPQPIPPYLLALAVGDLDSRDLSPRSRVWAEPGVVKAAAWEFAEIESMIVKAESLFGPYEWERYDMLVLPPSFPYGGMENPRMTFLTPTLLAGDRSLVDVVAHELAHSWTGNLVTNATAEHFWLNEGATVWAERRIREALHGVDDAVLGWAIGQNALDESMQRFGAESALTRLRTELEGVDPDDVFSTVPYEKGSRFLALIENTVGRSSFDRFMRDYMARYRFTSITTEEFVDFLESKLPGTAAKVDAKTWLYAPGLPANSPVFRSASLDALVQLAGKWGQGARPSPEQVAGWNPSELVVYLQNLPRQLDAASCDWLDAKLGLTQRGNYEILVEWLTIAAGSDHAPVFDRLREVLTRVGRMKYLRPLYTALGRHPRTRVLAAEIFAAASPTYHSLSRRVVQGILEKYAA; from the coding sequence GTGGATCCGCATTCCTATTACGACGACGCCCAGCCGCGCACGAAGCGCTGGCAACTCGAACTGCGCGTCGATTTCGACCGGCAAGTTCTCGACGGCCGTGTGGTCCTGGAGCTCGAGCGCCCCTCGGGAGGAACGTTCGATCTGGACAGCAAGGCCCTGGTCATCCACAGCGTGCGCACCCAGGATGGCGGGATCGTGCCCTTCGAGGTGGGGGAAGACAAGGAGATCCTCGGAGAGAGGCTGCGGTTGCAACTCCCTCCCGGGACGCGCGAGGTGAGCATCGCTTACACCACCTCGCCAGGTGCGGTGGCGCTGCAATGGCTGGCGCCGACACAGACCGACGGCAAGCGGCATCCATTCCTCTTCAGCCAGTGTCAGGCCATCCATGCCCGGAGCATGGTGCCCTGCCAGGACACGCCGGTCGTGCGCGTCGCCTATCGCGCCGCGATCACCATCCCGGAGCCGCTCGCTGCGGTGATGTCGGCAGGGCCAGCCGGGGTGCGGCCGGGGCCGCAGCCGGGTACGCACACCTTCCTCTTCGAGATGCCCCAGCCCATCCCGCCGTATCTGCTGGCGCTTGCGGTCGGCGACCTCGACTCCCGCGATCTCTCGCCACGCTCGCGCGTCTGGGCCGAGCCGGGAGTGGTGAAGGCCGCGGCCTGGGAGTTCGCCGAGATCGAGTCGATGATCGTCAAGGCCGAGTCGCTCTTCGGGCCCTACGAATGGGAGCGCTACGACATGCTGGTGCTGCCGCCCTCGTTCCCGTACGGCGGCATGGAGAACCCGCGCATGACCTTCCTCACTCCGACGCTGCTCGCCGGTGACCGCTCGCTGGTGGACGTGGTGGCGCACGAACTGGCTCACTCCTGGACGGGAAACCTGGTCACCAACGCCACAGCGGAGCACTTCTGGCTCAACGAGGGCGCCACGGTGTGGGCGGAACGGCGGATCCGCGAGGCGCTGCACGGCGTCGACGACGCCGTCCTCGGCTGGGCCATCGGGCAGAACGCGTTGGACGAATCGATGCAGCGCTTCGGCGCGGAGTCGGCGCTCACGCGCCTGCGCACCGAGCTCGAAGGCGTGGATCCGGACGACGTGTTCTCCACCGTTCCGTACGAGAAGGGTTCACGCTTTTTGGCACTGATCGAGAATACCGTCGGGCGCAGCAGCTTCGACCGCTTCATGCGCGACTACATGGCGCGCTACCGCTTCACCTCCATCACCACGGAGGAATTCGTCGACTTCCTGGAGTCGAAGCTGCCCGGAACTGCGGCGAAGGTGGATGCGAAGACCTGGCTCTACGCGCCGGGCTTGCCGGCGAACTCGCCGGTGTTCCGCTCGGCCTCGCTGGACGCGCTGGTGCAGCTCGCCGGGAAGTGGGGGCAGGGAGCGCGCCCGTCGCCGGAGCAGGTCGCCGGCTGGAACCCGAGCGAGCTGGTCGTCTACCTTCAGAACCTACCGCGGCAGCTCGACGCCGCTTCCTGTGACTGGCTGGACGCCAAGCTCGGCCTCACCCAGCGGGGCAACTACGAGATCCTCGTCGAATGGCTGACCATCGCCGCCGGCTCGGATCACGCGCCGGTGTTCGACCGCTTGCGCGAGGTCCTGACCCGAGTGGGGCGCATGAAGTACTTGCGCCCGCTGTACACGGCGCTCGGCAGGCACCCGCGCACCCGCGTGCTGGCGGCGGAGATCTTCGCGGCCGCCAGCCCGACGTATCACAGCCTGTCGCGCCGGGTGGTGCAGGGGATCCTGGAAAAATACGCGGCCTAG
- a CDS encoding CHRD domain-containing protein, translating to MTRAGERFSRAVAWLLAGAMLAAVPAGAESERFVFSIAGHFMVPPTDSPAAGSGDLLLDLPTTTFSGFIDFGSLRGTLTSLRICGPARNGEIGPVLYDLGRTRHVLLSGLTHDQMRDLRQERWYLLVCTNVYPQGEEGGQIVHAITSLEARTWSGIKALFR from the coding sequence GTGACACGGGCGGGCGAGCGCTTCTCCCGTGCCGTTGCGTGGCTCCTGGCGGGGGCGATGCTCGCCGCCGTTCCCGCCGGCGCCGAGAGCGAACGCTTCGTCTTCTCGATCGCGGGGCATTTCATGGTGCCGCCGACGGACTCACCCGCGGCCGGCAGCGGTGACCTCCTCCTCGACCTGCCTACGACAACCTTCTCGGGCTTCATCGACTTCGGCAGCCTGCGTGGCACGTTGACCTCGTTGCGCATCTGCGGACCGGCCCGGAACGGCGAGATCGGGCCGGTGCTTTACGACCTGGGGCGGACCCGGCACGTCCTGCTCTCTGGACTCACACACGACCAGATGCGCGACTTGCGGCAGGAGCGCTGGTATCTCCTCGTCTGCACCAACGTCTATCCGCAGGGCGAGGAGGGTGGCCAGATCGTGCACGCAATCACCAGCCTCGAAGCGCGTACTTGGTCGGGAATCAAAGCATTGTTCCGTTGA
- a CDS encoding arsenate reductase ArsC — protein sequence MTDPSQVQPAAQPHVLFVCVENSCRSQIAEGFARALAGTRVAVHSAGSRPSGRVHPGALRFMAEKGIDLSSHASKGLTDLPRGVVWDYVVTMGCGDECPYLPARQRLDWDLPDPKDMGDTEFRAVRDRIEQLVRELLESAGAA from the coding sequence ATGACGGATCCGTCCCAGGTGCAACCCGCCGCCCAGCCCCACGTGCTCTTCGTCTGCGTCGAGAACTCCTGCCGGTCGCAGATCGCCGAGGGCTTCGCCCGGGCCCTCGCAGGCACCCGGGTCGCGGTGCACAGTGCCGGTTCCCGCCCCTCGGGCCGGGTACACCCGGGCGCCCTCAGGTTCATGGCCGAGAAAGGCATCGACCTGTCGAGCCACGCATCGAAGGGTCTCACGGACCTTCCGAGAGGCGTCGTCTGGGACTACGTCGTCACCATGGGCTGCGGCGACGAGTGCCCCTACTTGCCGGCCCGGCAGCGGCTGGACTGGGACCTGCCCGACCCGAAGGACATGGGTGACACCGAGTTTCGCGCCGTGCGCGACCGCATCGAACAGCTGGTCCGGGAGCTCCTCGAGAGCGCAGGCGCTGCCTAG
- a CDS encoding aldo/keto reductase: MPDEKPADPGASLARRDFLKLTTAATAGFLAQGMLGARAGSMPELPTNPVTAANLPTRNLGRTGYQVGLFSLGGQAAIEQSDNDEVAVAIVERALDLGVNYIDTAAAYGSGVSQRTIGQVMKRRRREAFLATKTGRRTRDEALAQLEESLRSLQTDHIDLWQVHNLSRLEQVEQIFAPGGAIEAFVQAREQKLVRFLGVTGHADPEVLMEAIRRFPFDNILMALNAADKHHLSFMEQLLPLALEKQMGIVGMKVPARGRILSSWKPAADTGSSREDGTGAGVLSMREAVHYVLSLPVSTIIIGCDSVAQLEENVQHAKEFTPLNDTQMAGLAERTASIHRQALFFRRWP; this comes from the coding sequence ATGCCCGACGAAAAGCCCGCCGACCCCGGCGCGTCCCTGGCGCGACGCGATTTCCTCAAGCTCACCACCGCCGCCACCGCGGGCTTCCTCGCCCAAGGCATGCTCGGCGCACGCGCCGGCTCCATGCCCGAACTCCCAACCAATCCCGTCACCGCGGCGAACCTGCCGACGCGCAACCTGGGACGCACGGGCTACCAGGTGGGTCTATTCAGCCTCGGCGGTCAGGCCGCCATCGAACAGTCCGACAACGACGAGGTCGCCGTGGCCATCGTCGAGCGCGCTCTCGATTTGGGGGTCAACTACATCGACACCGCGGCTGCGTACGGCAGCGGTGTGAGCCAGCGCACCATCGGCCAGGTCATGAAGCGCCGCCGTCGCGAGGCCTTCCTGGCCACGAAGACAGGGCGACGCACCCGCGACGAGGCGCTCGCCCAGCTCGAGGAGTCCCTGCGCTCGCTCCAGACCGACCACATCGATCTCTGGCAAGTGCACAACCTGTCGCGGCTCGAACAGGTGGAGCAGATCTTCGCTCCTGGCGGCGCCATCGAGGCCTTCGTGCAAGCGCGGGAGCAGAAGCTCGTCCGCTTCCTCGGCGTCACCGGTCACGCCGATCCGGAAGTGCTGATGGAAGCGATCCGCCGCTTCCCCTTCGACAACATCCTGATGGCGCTGAACGCGGCGGACAAGCACCACTTGAGCTTCATGGAGCAGCTGCTGCCGCTGGCGTTGGAGAAGCAAATGGGGATCGTCGGCATGAAAGTCCCAGCGCGCGGCCGCATCCTGTCGTCATGGAAGCCTGCCGCCGACACCGGTTCCTCCCGGGAAGACGGTACCGGCGCCGGAGTCCTCAGTATGCGCGAAGCGGTGCACTACGTGCTCTCGCTTCCCGTGAGCACGATCATCATCGGCTGTGATTCCGTGGCTCAGCTCGAGGAAAACGTGCAACACGCCAAGGAATTCACCCCACTCAACGACACGCAGATGGCCGGCCTGGCGGAACGCACGGCTTCGATCCATCGCCAGGCGCTCTTCTTCCGTCGCTGGCCATGA
- the pxpB gene encoding 5-oxoprolinase subunit PxpB, with protein sequence MSGEAPVPALVPASDHSVLVRFGDEIALEAHRQVLRLTTALLEQPAPFIRNLHPAYASVLVSFDPRAASPAAVQDYLAKLLQELPEVELPPSRTVEIPVCYEPPFAPDLEEVASLHGLSAAEVIALHTQAEYRVYFLGFSPGFPYMGGLPAQLVTPRLATPRTRVPAGSVAIGGAQTGVYPLASPGGWRLIGRTPLPLFRPEASPPALLQMGDLVRFVSVSREAYEAFAGESGIDGQKDDLLR encoded by the coding sequence ATGAGCGGCGAAGCGCCGGTACCGGCACTGGTGCCGGCCAGCGACCACTCTGTTCTCGTGCGCTTCGGCGACGAGATCGCGCTCGAAGCGCATCGACAGGTCCTGCGCCTGACAACGGCGCTCCTCGAGCAACCAGCGCCGTTCATCCGCAACCTGCATCCGGCGTATGCCTCTGTCCTGGTTTCCTTCGACCCGAGGGCGGCCTCGCCTGCCGCAGTGCAGGATTATCTCGCGAAGCTGTTGCAGGAGTTGCCGGAGGTGGAGTTGCCACCGTCACGCACGGTGGAGATTCCAGTCTGCTACGAGCCGCCATTCGCGCCCGACCTGGAAGAGGTCGCATCGCTCCATGGTCTCTCCGCCGCCGAGGTGATCGCGCTCCACACGCAGGCCGAGTACCGCGTCTACTTCCTCGGCTTTTCTCCCGGTTTCCCCTACATGGGTGGGCTGCCGGCGCAGCTGGTGACACCCCGCCTGGCCACGCCGCGCACTCGAGTGCCTGCGGGCAGCGTCGCCATCGGCGGCGCGCAGACCGGTGTTTATCCCCTCGCCTCGCCCGGTGGCTGGCGTCTCATCGGGAGGACGCCGCTGCCTCTCTTTCGCCCCGAAGCCTCGCCGCCGGCGCTCCTGCAGATGGGAGATCTGGTGCGCTTCGTCAGCGTGAGTAGGGAGGCATACGAGGCCTTCGCAGGCGAGAGCGGCATCGATGGGCAGAAGGACGATCTTCTGCGATGA
- a CDS encoding biotin-dependent carboxyltransferase family protein, translated as MNAANDMNEATVLVEKPGFLSTLQDLGRPGLAHQGISASGAADALALRLGNLLLGNEENAPALEMTLVGGTFIFGGDSMVVLAGADFGAVLDSAPLLPWRATVVRRGGSIVLGAARGGARGYLCVRGGFAVPPVLGSASTHVLTGLGGLGRPLRAGDRLRLQNTDPPLSPLNLRWLEARRLDPRWLEEQYGLRPLRLTPGPQLDWFAQSAREKLGESDYEVLEQSNRMGLRLAGPQLERSKPGDLLTEGVSLGAIQVPENGQPIILFVEHQTTGGYPKIANVCSVDMHRLGQLRPRDRVRFGWVEVKEAHRLFTKREAVLTHLRLERRA; from the coding sequence ATGAACGCCGCCAACGACATGAACGAAGCGACAGTCCTCGTCGAGAAGCCGGGTTTCCTTTCGACGCTCCAGGATCTCGGCCGTCCTGGACTCGCGCATCAGGGCATCTCGGCCTCGGGTGCAGCGGATGCGCTGGCGCTCCGGCTCGGCAACCTCCTCCTCGGCAACGAGGAGAACGCCCCCGCCCTCGAGATGACGCTCGTCGGCGGAACGTTCATTTTCGGCGGCGACAGCATGGTGGTTCTCGCAGGGGCTGACTTCGGCGCAGTGCTGGACAGCGCCCCTCTCCTGCCGTGGCGAGCCACGGTGGTGCGACGCGGCGGCTCCATCGTCCTCGGTGCCGCTCGCGGCGGCGCGCGCGGCTATCTTTGCGTGCGCGGCGGCTTCGCTGTGCCGCCCGTCCTCGGCAGCGCTTCCACTCACGTCCTGACCGGACTCGGCGGCCTGGGCCGGCCGCTTCGCGCCGGGGATCGGCTGCGCTTGCAAAATACCGACCCTCCTCTCTCTCCTCTCAACCTGCGTTGGCTCGAAGCACGTCGGCTCGACCCGCGTTGGCTCGAGGAACAGTACGGCCTGCGCCCGCTTCGCCTCACACCCGGTCCGCAGCTGGACTGGTTCGCCCAGTCCGCACGAGAGAAGCTCGGCGAATCCGACTACGAAGTACTGGAGCAGTCGAACCGCATGGGTCTCCGGCTCGCAGGGCCGCAGCTCGAACGTTCCAAACCTGGAGATCTGCTCACCGAAGGCGTTTCTCTCGGTGCCATCCAGGTGCCCGAGAACGGCCAGCCCATCATCCTCTTCGTCGAGCATCAGACGACCGGGGGTTACCCGAAGATCGCCAACGTCTGCAGCGTGGACATGCACCGCCTGGGGCAGCTCCGGCCACGAGACCGCGTGCGCTTCGGCTGGGTCGAGGTGAAGGAGGCTCACCGCCTCTTCACGAAGCGCGAAGCAGTTCTCACCCACCTGCGCCTGGAGCGAAGGGCATGA